The Vescimonas coprocola genome includes a window with the following:
- a CDS encoding coiled-coil domain-containing protein: MIDNEVSFTSLCYITVDYEGRIWLNRLADVEDDILHTPFKSERTDNYFENRDRLYRNDGPTALGTVGIWEWTAIPNRDNPTIDYVQSHYVKDYSPVRVVVLMAKSLDEVVEQLQNGTARTQAYFCDTLFCYEPKWGQFAGVLCRANEFNISDRCAKLSETVYSLPSYTISSGDIYNWDDRNLRFLKTLQAGEPSGYVSIGNTNEVIRTLILERTTWPLFKECIGATKAEWKHCKLLLEKICGESLYDAIVQKLNCTLDQAKQAVDDFVNRADVLIKVGDIDVNVLAEIAKNHDELRELCEKAVSVEWHNSHAAEIAKAEAEVSEMEETISIAKKQHSKILAEIATKQGELDQLLAEIAQYESIGKETLVAVRQKIADAQKDMAGFIADISVFLPQSNATLPYGNPPASWQYSGTSGQYSDEDIELAESWRNEYDAIYQNLSCALGIEPDFCSMLTAFLYATHINNVPTLIAGPGGQDIAEVLSISMYANGAGQLTLGDECDLSIVERISEADDSIVSVQNMFGKGWTDALPQKFTRLKKQIIWTHPYVEDMLIEPKGLYNYMLPVLSECFIGSLPALETWPSKRTEKFQPYVSEEKQSLRISAFKRLGLSKLLLGQLTRVLSDAKCILENPAKDKDLELLFGVLPLCVLTGRLDVLKDVIEGESGISSSVKAEVARYIEEE, encoded by the coding sequence ATGATTGACAATGAAGTTTCCTTCACATCACTGTGCTACATTACTGTAGATTACGAAGGGCGTATATGGCTGAACCGTTTAGCAGATGTGGAAGATGATATTTTACATACACCATTCAAGTCAGAACGGACGGATAACTATTTTGAAAACAGAGATAGACTGTACCGCAACGATGGGCCTACTGCGCTTGGAACGGTCGGTATTTGGGAGTGGACAGCAATTCCTAATAGGGATAACCCAACAATTGACTATGTCCAGTCGCACTATGTCAAAGACTACTCGCCGGTACGTGTAGTAGTTCTTATGGCAAAGTCTTTAGACGAAGTGGTTGAACAACTTCAGAATGGAACTGCTCGTACACAAGCTTACTTTTGCGATACACTTTTTTGCTATGAACCTAAATGGGGGCAGTTCGCAGGCGTACTGTGTCGTGCAAATGAGTTCAACATTTCGGATCGATGTGCAAAACTTTCGGAAACTGTCTATTCCCTGCCAAGCTACACAATTTCCTCCGGGGATATCTATAATTGGGATGATCGTAACCTAAGATTTCTAAAAACACTTCAGGCGGGAGAGCCTTCTGGATACGTTTCAATAGGAAATACAAACGAGGTTATTCGCACGCTCATTCTTGAACGCACCACATGGCCTTTGTTTAAGGAGTGTATTGGTGCCACCAAGGCTGAATGGAAACATTGCAAACTTCTTCTTGAGAAGATTTGCGGTGAATCTTTGTACGACGCGATTGTTCAAAAACTAAATTGTACTCTGGACCAAGCAAAACAGGCAGTTGATGATTTTGTTAATCGAGCAGATGTACTGATTAAGGTCGGCGATATCGATGTTAATGTGTTGGCTGAAATTGCAAAGAATCACGATGAATTAAGAGAATTATGCGAAAAAGCCGTATCCGTGGAATGGCATAATTCTCATGCTGCTGAAATTGCCAAAGCTGAGGCAGAAGTTTCAGAAATGGAAGAAACAATATCCATTGCAAAAAAGCAGCACAGTAAAATACTTGCAGAAATTGCTACAAAACAAGGTGAACTGGATCAGTTACTTGCAGAGATAGCGCAATATGAATCGATTGGAAAAGAAACGCTGGTCGCAGTGCGCCAGAAAATTGCTGACGCGCAAAAAGATATGGCAGGATTCATTGCTGATATTTCTGTTTTTCTGCCTCAGTCAAATGCAACCTTGCCGTATGGGAATCCCCCTGCCTCATGGCAATACAGCGGTACCAGTGGCCAATATTCTGATGAGGATATTGAACTCGCAGAAAGCTGGCGCAATGAATATGATGCAATCTATCAGAATTTGTCATGTGCGTTGGGCATTGAACCAGACTTCTGCTCAATGCTCACTGCTTTTCTGTATGCAACCCATATCAACAATGTGCCAACTTTGATTGCAGGCCCTGGGGGACAGGATATTGCTGAGGTGCTGTCTATTTCGATGTACGCAAACGGAGCAGGACAATTGACTTTAGGAGATGAATGTGACCTTTCTATAGTGGAAAGAATCAGCGAGGCTGACGATTCTATTGTGTCGGTTCAAAATATGTTCGGAAAAGGGTGGACGGATGCATTACCGCAGAAGTTTACAAGACTCAAAAAGCAGATAATCTGGACCCATCCATATGTCGAGGATATGCTTATTGAGCCGAAAGGCCTTTATAATTACATGCTCCCCGTCCTGAGTGAATGTTTTATAGGAAGTTTACCTGCTCTCGAGACATGGCCAAGTAAACGCACTGAGAAGTTCCAACCATATGTTTCTGAGGAAAAACAGTCTCTCCGGATATCTGCATTTAAGCGTTTGGGCCTTAGCAAACTCCTATTGGGCCAGTTAACCCGTGTCCTGTCCGATGCAAAATGCATTTTGGAGAATCCCGCAAAAGATAAGGACTTGGAACTGCTCTTTGGTGTGCTTCCTCTCTGCGTACTTACCGGGAGATTGGATGTCTTAAAGGATGTTATTGAAGGCGAGAGCGGGATCTCCAGTTCGGTAAAAGCTGAAGTTGCAAGATATATTGAGGAAGAGTGA